The Styela clava chromosome 3, kaStyClav1.hap1.2, whole genome shotgun sequence genome includes the window GAAAACATGAACATCACCAAGAACAGTTTTTGCAATCCACCCTAAATCCAGCGCACAAGACTgtcaatttgaataaattttgaagtGGAGTATTTCAAAAATCTGCAGAGGCAGAATGGTTGATAAAGTTCTTGGTTTGCATAAAATCACAGCAATTGTTAGAGAAATTTTGATTCAGGTTATGACTGCACAGACAGCATTATGCTTTTCGGTTAGCTAACGTTCAAGTGTGTTTGTTGATGGCGACATTCTGATTGGGTAGAAcctgtattatttatttgaatttataaccTAAAAGACTACTAACGTTAGCGGTTAGCTAACGTTCAAGTGTGTTTGTTGATGGCGACATTCTGATTGGGTAGAAcctgtattatttatttgaatttataaccTAAAAGACTACTAACGTCCTCTTGAAGCCTTGTCAAATATTGGTCAACTTAAATTTGATGCGAGCTCTAGGTTGGTGGTAAAAATGCCTGAAATCATTATTGAGTTTCAGTCTTTTGTTTCAATTACACAAATGCCACACCAGGTATATATTTTTGGTTTGAATTTTGATTAAAGTAGCAACAAAATTGTTGTTAGTAGCGAAACCTACTACAGTCATGGATGtttcaagatatatatatatacaaggtgTCCAGATATCGTTTTGaccttaaatatatatatatatatatattgtacagttcattaatcaattttacaagTTGTAAACATATTTATGAATACCATGTACATCAGTTTCTTACTTTTGCGATGAACCGATGTCGTCATGATCTTACGCGATACGAAGTTGAACTCTGTTAAAATTTATTCTATTCCGATAAATATATATCTTTGTTGTTTATTCAAAGAGTTGTGTTTTACTTAGTATTTCTTTTTGTCAATATGATTATCAAAGAATTTCGCATCGTCTTACCAATCAGTGTGGAAGAATTTCAGTTCGCTCAACGTTGGTCTGTCACTGAAGCAAATAAGAAAGAAACTGGAGGCGGAGAAGGTGTAGAATGGGTGACGAATGAACCAGGCGAGAATGAGGAGCATGGGAAGCATCAATACACTCATAAAATATACCATTTATACTCAAAAATACCGTCTATTATAAGAAAGCTGGCACCAAGTGGATCTCTCGAAGTACATGGAAAATCATTCAACGGGTATCCATCCCATTGCAAAACCACAATTACTAACGATTATATGAAAGAtagtttctttgttttaattGATTCAAAGCATGTGTCAGATTTTGGAGAAATAGAAAACATTTTTGATCTCTCTAATGATGAACTGGATAAAAGGCAAGTGATAAACGTTGACATTGTGAATAACCCAGTCGACTCAAGAGATTACACAGCAAATACAGATCCGAAAGAATTCACACTTTCAAGAGATGGAATTGCAAGGGGACCTTTGGCGGAAGATTGGATGGAGAAACTGAAACAAAAGGATTCAGCCCAACCGCACATGTGTGTATATAAACTTGTCAAATGTAATTTTATGTGGAGGGGGTTGCAAAAGGTCATGgaaaatatgataatgaaaTTTTACGGCCGACTATTTCTCAATTTCCATCGCCAAGTTTATTGCTCAATGAAGGAATGGCATGGTGTTGGTATGAATGACGTGTTGAAGAAAGAAGAGCAAACTATGATTGAATTAAAGAATATGTTAAATATTGGAACTGTACGAGGGATGTCCGAAACctaaaataaactataaaaacTCTATGAATATATTGTATACACACGTTAAAATCATGTTGTTTATTCAACAAGTTCATTCAAGTATTGTAATTCACAGTATGCATTtatattatatgtatttattCGCATATAATAAACTTCATTCAACATTATTCTGACTGTAGACACAAATAACGAGATAACGGCGATTATTTGGGCGATATATTCACAAATGAAACTCCGCgaaatctaaaacaaataaaccAAAAATTTTGTGGTTAAAATCGGAATGACGCTTGCTAAATATTTCCAATCCcgaactgaaataaaaataaaaaacaagatgcGTCGAATATCGAAATGCTCAGCTCTACCGATGACGTAATATTCCAACACAAAAGCTTATAATGACTATATGCGCTGCGActccaaaaaatatttcaatttatggTTCATCACGTGCCGTGTTTCTCTGTGCCCGAATATCCATCGCGACACGCGAACATAATCTTGTAGGCAATGCGATATTTCTACTGCGATGCCATCCTCATTGAATGGTGTATCGGAATCAGCCAATTGTTTCGGATTTACCCATTGTTGTCGCTTACGGCGTAGACAATATTGTTTGAAGCCTACTCTCAAGCCAAAATATTCCCACAACATTAACGAACACAGTAAGTAAGTCATTACCTGAATGCCTTTGCTATTTCGTCTTCAAGTTCATGTGGCGGTTTTACGAGTTTGGCGTATAAATCTAACATTGTCTCATAGCTGATGTCACCCATATACTGTGGATCAATTTCctgaaaataacatatatatatatatatatatatacaagtaaTGCGCATATAGAAAAGTACATGATGGGTATTTTGTGCCCATTCATATGACTAGGAGAACAATCGTAATATATCGAGAGCAGCAAAAGagaatgcaaaataataaatatatattaaccaAATACCAGTTTGTATTCTTCTATTTCTTCGAGTGTCGGAGTAAGACCCATTTTTCTTAAAACGTCTCCAGCTTGTTCGACCTGAATAGGGCCTCCTTCTTCTTTAACAAAACTATTGAACGCCTCCTTGAATAACGACTTATCTTCGTCAGATAACCTTTCAACCATTGCAATAAACTTTTTAAACCGCTGtcttaaaattatatatattaactcTTAACTGTATATAGTTTTTGAACAGTCGTGTGGTTTCTACCGCAAAACTTGTGtacttatacatatatatatatggttgaTGACGGTTACAGCTAAACACTTGTCAGCTCTAATCAAGTGCTTCCATTACTTGAGGTATCCAAGAGCTTTCCATAGCGCTTGTAAGTATCTCCTTTACAACTTCATACAATCGATTACTATTGTTTTGATCGCATTCGAGACATCACGATACATAATGGGGAATCGCAAATTCGTACAATTACCGAGGAATGGCCGAAGAAACCAAGACTCTTGATGGAGATGGCATACTGTTCTCAAAAGTTCCAAGCCTTTATTCTATGTGGAGAAAATAGTGCAGGTCGAGATGAACCATAgtatttcaatcatttcaagCTCTAATACAACTCAATTCGAATGCTCGCATTCCCgttaatattaaaaacatatAATCATATTACTCCTAACATgtcaagtgggacacgtggttcaagacattttggagacaccggcAAAAATGTCGCACGTATTGCCTTACCTGCAACGTAATACATTGTATGAATTTTTGAGAACGTACCTCCTGAAATGAATCTTTCCGCAACAATGACTATACCTTACGTCTACTCGATAACAATATAGACGTTTTTTTGATAATGTAGAGGGACGCGCAACCGCGCCTTGTTTCGGTGCATTTTCAGGAAAAACGATGAAGGAAAACGGAATTCTGGTAGTGAACACGTGACGCACTTTTAGGATTCTACTTGCGCCTTCCATGATTCCGAAAAACTCGACAaaagatttttgatttttacttttatttgtcaTGAACATAAACATTTGTTAATTACAACCATGATTGCAAAATAGTTTTAGTCTTATCTTTAGTCAGTGTCATCGTTCAAGATAGGATAATACAACATACATTCCCTTTTGCGGCCTGTCCTAAAAAGTCAAAAGACCACGCTCAGAAAGTTCAGTGCTCAcggtaaaaataaatgtttcagTGCTGTTCGAACAATCTTAAGTATCAGGATGGAAAAGCTTAGACTAATTTTGACCTACAGATTGAGAGATTCTGGATGGGTGTTGATGGTTGTATGTATTATTCGAGAGAGTAAAAGATAGAGGCTAAATGTATCCTAACACAACATGGCAAATAATAAGAAATTCATAGTTTGAGACAAAGTTAACAACTGCTtcataaacaaaaacaatacaAATTCAAAGAACTGTTAGAAGTGTGGCATCATGTATAGCAAGCATTCTGATTGTCATCCCATGATTGTTTCATTTTGCGACGTACTAATTAAGCTAAACCAACCCAGCACTATTACTTACTCTAACTAACACCCTACAATACATATTCAGTCAATAGTAAAACTTAGACACATTTGCAAAAACTTTATACATAAgtgattttctattttgtttgcTGTTCTTCAAACAATGGATATTTATCCATAATTTCTTTCCATGTTGTCACACCGCTCGAAAGATCTGCAACAATTTGTGGTAGTTCTTCAATCTGTAAAAAAGAAATCATTGTTAGGTACAAACGGTTTGTTTTGCAAAACTTTGAACTAGAATAGGTAGGTAGAAgcttaaatttgaaaaacatctGTTCAAAACTTTATCAAAATTAAAGGGAAAAAATCCACTCAGTTAACGCTAATAAATTATTAGTCACCAGTGTTGGGTAAGAGTCTCTAAGCCCGCGTCAAGTCGAGTCAAAGGTCATTCCAACCTCGAATCAATCACTGGTCAAATTTGACTGGCTGATGACAAACCCCCGAGTGATGAGTTATCTTGTTCAGATACTTTGAGTCATTAATAAAAGGTGACTCGAGTTGAGTAGACTCAAAACCTAATCAACTTTGGTAGCCACTAGTCAATTTATTGCAGGTAGTATACTAGCTTATGTCAACAGTTATCTTGTAGTGGAGAAATTCGCTAATacataataaacaaagacaTTTTAACACAATAATTGTTTACATTAGGTACTATTGATAAACCTCAGATTTGACATGATCCTAGCCGAATCAgtaacacaaattttttttggtaatttGTGGGGGATTTGATCTTACCTTAGCTCTAATTTGAACTAGTGTGTCTCGTTCACGTAGAGTGGCAGTATGTGGTTCCATTCTGATTGTATCAAAATCAACTGTGATTCCAAAAGGTATGGCAACTTCGTCAGTTCTAGCATAACGTTTGCCAATGGAACCAGATGAAGTATCAACTTTATGTGAAACACCAAGTTTGGTTAAAAGCTCCGCTGCAAATAGAAAAATGTTAAATACtgaataaaacaatgaaaaaatgaatatataaactAACAACAGAAGAGGTACTACATGGAAACCTCATATATTAATTTGATATTTGCTTACAAAGATAAGAAATTGTCTCAAATCCAGAATATAGTTATCGCTTCAGTTGATGCTGTCTATAACAGGCTTGCAATTGACTACACATATTTCGATCTATCATCTGATTTATAAGATTTACCAGTTTCCAGTGGGAATTAATTCATAATAATGTAGAATATTTTTGAGAACATCCTTGATTAAAACAACTTAATCTGAACAATGACATAATCACAATTATGAATTGATTGtaaagttgaataaaatataggaACAACAAATCCTAACCTAATATCACTAGCATATATCCTCCCAAGATATTTCACGTAAGCATAATTACAACTTACACAATGTTCTTATAAATGGATCGAACTCTGTTTTATTGCTCAGTGGAAGTAGAGAACACTTATATGGTGATATGAGGGGAGGTAGCgagaaaaactgtaaaataaaaatataatactcCAATACACTTGCATCAGTATTgattagagcaggggtcaccaaactacagCGTCCTTTCATCTGGCCCGAAATAACATGAACGAAGTTTTGTCCGAAATTCCtagtttatttcgtaacattggccaatcagcaagatgcaaaaagtggcGTAACAATAGCTTCTTCGCATCCACTCAGACAGATTCCCAGTCGTAGTtataaacattacctcgtttttgtgattttgaatggaattcgctagtttttggttgtgtttcggaaatttaagtatgaaacAAAAAGGTCAAtcatagggctgggcattttcaatcgaatattcgaattgaatagtaaattatttcgAATTGGTTCAGAGTAAAATTTCGAATTGCGGCCATCTTGTTTTGAGTCTTCCCACTAAGGGTCGAGGTGAAGCCATAATTTTTCAATGCAATcctgacatatgactattttctgtagtgggttattgataaaacgtgtttcttATTGTATGTAAACACTCAgtaatctgtctgagtgatttattctatgttttcagtaattcatttgttgacaggaacaattacaataaaaaagtcgtttgcaattatatatttacaagtattcgagattcgattcgaaaaaaaaatctgattcgattctgaaatcaccagGTGTTAGTATATGCTCAGCCctagtcaatcatcattttgccTTCTTAGAAGTTGTATTATTCTAggaatagctgtgataaaatacGCTCAAATTCTCTATCGGTACGCAACATATTCTGCGAAAGATGTACTCTTGGCACATGCTTTCGGCGAAACTGTTACTGGTTCGTTTCTTATGCTAAAATGAACGTTGATCGTGCATTTTGCACTAATAGTACTGTAATCTCTCGTGTACTGCTCCAACTTCACAAGTCAcgttaacttttgtactgcttacatGCGGCTA containing:
- the LOC120342961 gene encoding uncharacterized protein LOC120342961; translated protein: MVERLSDEDKSLFKEAFNSFVKEEGGPIQVEQAGDVLRKMGLTPTLEEIEEYKLEIDPQYMGDISYETMLDLYAKLVKPPHELEDEIAKAFRILDKDKNGFIDATELRNTLTTIGEALTEDEVDEMIAYMDTNGDGKILYENFIKDEPGPTAAPEE